From the genome of Varibaculum prostatecancerukia, one region includes:
- the pheA gene encoding prephenate dehydratase — MNTAIKSYAFLGPVGTFCHQALLQVAPADAEMIPCAGERLAMDMVRTGKADRAVVPIENSIEGGVSATLDSLGWDKRLQIVAEMIVPVGFTLAVREGTKLSDITRIGTHSHAWAQCRNWVADHLPGAVHVATTSTAESARMLAEGNAGFQAVLASTAAVSTYGLKALYQDVADNPGAVTRFVEVANPGQVPEACGADKTTIQVRLPNDYRSGALLEMLQQFSARGINLSRIESRPLAGQPGRYVFSIDLDGHIREERVQSALRGLYRISEDLRFLGSYARADQVRNDHAPRTGDSDFQRARGWVDSILRK, encoded by the coding sequence ATGAATACTGCGATAAAAAGCTATGCGTTCTTAGGGCCGGTGGGTACTTTCTGTCACCAGGCGCTGCTCCAAGTGGCACCCGCTGACGCGGAAATGATTCCCTGTGCTGGAGAGCGCCTGGCCATGGATATGGTGCGCACTGGCAAAGCTGATCGGGCTGTGGTACCCATCGAAAACTCTATCGAAGGGGGAGTTAGCGCCACCTTGGATTCTCTGGGGTGGGATAAACGCCTGCAGATAGTAGCGGAAATGATAGTTCCGGTCGGGTTTACTTTGGCGGTGCGCGAAGGTACGAAACTTTCCGATATTACCCGCATCGGTACCCACTCTCATGCTTGGGCGCAATGTCGTAATTGGGTGGCCGATCATCTGCCGGGAGCAGTCCACGTGGCTACCACTTCCACCGCCGAGTCTGCTCGGATGCTGGCTGAGGGCAATGCTGGTTTTCAAGCAGTTCTGGCCTCAACAGCGGCGGTAAGTACCTATGGACTTAAAGCTCTCTACCAGGACGTTGCCGACAATCCTGGAGCAGTTACCCGCTTTGTGGAAGTAGCGAACCCCGGTCAGGTTCCGGAAGCTTGTGGAGCCGACAAAACCACCATTCAAGTACGTTTACCCAATGACTATCGGTCTGGGGCGCTACTAGAAATGCTTCAGCAGTTCTCGGCACGCGGAATCAACCTCAGCCGTATTGAGTCGCGGCCGCTAGCCGGACAACCAGGACGGTATGTTTTCAGCATTGACCTGGACGGCCATATTAGGGAAGAACGAGTGCAATCCGCTTTGCGCGGTCTCTACCGTATCAGCGAGGACTTGCGTTTCTTAGGTTCCTACGCTCGCGCTGACCAAGTGCGAAACGACCATGCTCCCCGAACTGGGGACAGTGATTTCCAGCGAGCCAGAGGCTGGGTAGATTCTATTTTGCGAAAATAG
- a CDS encoding diacylglycerol/lipid kinase family protein produces MTTVLWILVIAALLLGIIAFYWAVNARRIATRAMKLAIKQGFSAPTATCSNESSRRVVVIYNPMKIGNLDDFRNTVTQRAQATGYEEPIYLETDQESLGASQAQEAIRQEAGLVISAGGDGTLRIIAASLSESRIPLGILPLGTGNLLARNLNIPINSLPRACEIAFTGKNTGVDLGALKTETGEEFPFLVMAGIGYDAEVMNRVSDKLKESIGWGAYVLSGIAASNKPPITMDVSFGGQSHPRTRKVNTLLFASCGELIGGIPLLPEASPHDGWLEVLMLSVRGGLIGLLEVISGVFRVTLGVKKLTAGLVSKTDVIRTRTASAKVHGEARMIQVDGDTVGSYREISASLERGAVVVRVP; encoded by the coding sequence ATGACCACTGTGCTCTGGATTTTAGTAATCGCGGCGCTACTTTTAGGGATCATCGCTTTCTATTGGGCGGTTAATGCCCGCCGCATTGCCACCCGGGCAATGAAACTCGCGATTAAACAGGGATTTTCTGCGCCCACCGCCACCTGCAGCAATGAATCCTCTAGACGGGTGGTAGTCATCTATAACCCAATGAAAATTGGGAATCTGGATGATTTTCGGAACACGGTTACCCAGCGCGCCCAAGCCACCGGATATGAAGAACCTATTTACTTAGAAACTGACCAGGAATCTTTGGGAGCTAGTCAAGCCCAAGAGGCAATCAGGCAAGAAGCAGGTCTGGTTATTTCTGCTGGTGGTGACGGTACCTTGCGGATTATCGCGGCTAGTCTGTCCGAAAGCCGGATTCCTTTAGGGATTTTACCGCTGGGCACCGGGAATCTTTTAGCCCGTAACCTCAATATTCCGATTAATTCTTTACCCCGCGCCTGCGAAATCGCTTTTACGGGTAAGAACACCGGGGTCGATTTAGGGGCGCTGAAAACTGAGACTGGCGAAGAATTTCCTTTCTTAGTGATGGCAGGGATTGGTTATGACGCAGAGGTCATGAACCGGGTATCTGACAAGCTGAAAGAATCGATCGGTTGGGGAGCTTATGTGCTTTCCGGGATTGCTGCCTCCAACAAACCCCCGATTACCATGGATGTATCTTTTGGGGGGCAGTCGCATCCACGCACGCGCAAAGTCAATACCCTACTATTTGCTTCCTGTGGGGAGTTAATAGGGGGGATTCCGCTCTTGCCGGAGGCGAGCCCCCATGATGGCTGGCTAGAAGTGTTAATGCTGAGTGTCCGCGGCGGCTTGATCGGACTGTTAGAGGTAATCAGCGGGGTATTTCGCGTCACTCTGGGAGTAAAGAAACTAACTGCGGGTCTAGTTTCCAAAACGGACGTAATCCGTACCCGCACCGCGAGCGCCAAGGTACACGGCGAGGCGCGGATGATCCAGGTAGATGGCGATACCGTGGGTAGTTACCGGGAGATTTCTGCCTCTTTAGAGCGCGGCGCCGTCGTGGTACGGGTACCTTAG
- the serS gene encoding serine--tRNA ligase encodes MIDIRQLREDPQPAKDSLIARGDDPARIDEVLAADAHRLKKQQDFETMRAEQKALSKSIGQAAPEDRAQVLAQAKELAGRVKEAEAEAGAASEAAQQLLAALPNIIIPGIPSGGEDDYEVLAHRGPKIRDFAAEGIKVRDHLEIGEALQAIDVKRGAKVSGSRFYYLRGIGARLELALLTCAWDLAEQHGFIPMTTPTLVTPDTMRGTGFLTEHSEEIYYLPADDLYLVGTSEVALGGYHGGEILELGEEPLRYSGWSACYRRESGSHGKDVRGIIRVHQFNKVEMFSYCLPQVSQEEHQRLLALEEEMLTKVELPYRVIDTAAGDLGTSAARKFDCEAWLPSQERYLELTSTSNCTTYQARRLGIRYRDENGKTQPVATLNGTLACTRWLVAILENHQQADGSVYVPQALRPYLGGKELLEPVVNANA; translated from the coding sequence ATGATTGATATTCGTCAGCTGCGTGAAGATCCGCAGCCAGCTAAAGATTCGCTCATTGCCCGCGGGGACGATCCCGCCCGAATTGATGAGGTGCTTGCCGCCGATGCGCACCGGCTCAAGAAACAACAAGACTTTGAAACTATGCGCGCCGAGCAAAAGGCACTTTCTAAAAGTATCGGGCAAGCTGCTCCCGAAGACCGCGCCCAAGTACTGGCGCAGGCAAAAGAACTGGCGGGAAGGGTGAAAGAAGCCGAGGCAGAGGCGGGGGCAGCTTCCGAAGCGGCTCAGCAGCTGCTGGCAGCGCTGCCCAATATTATTATTCCCGGGATTCCCTCCGGAGGCGAGGATGACTATGAAGTTCTAGCCCACCGTGGCCCTAAGATTCGTGATTTTGCTGCTGAAGGCATTAAAGTCCGCGATCACCTAGAAATCGGGGAGGCGCTGCAAGCGATTGATGTTAAACGGGGCGCCAAAGTCTCGGGCTCACGTTTCTACTACTTACGGGGGATAGGGGCGCGTCTGGAACTGGCCTTGCTTACCTGCGCTTGGGATTTGGCGGAGCAGCATGGATTTATCCCCATGACCACTCCTACCTTGGTCACTCCCGACACCATGCGGGGAACCGGTTTCTTAACCGAGCATTCCGAAGAAATCTACTACCTACCCGCCGATGACCTCTACCTGGTAGGTACCTCCGAGGTCGCCCTCGGTGGTTACCATGGCGGGGAAATCCTGGAACTAGGGGAAGAGCCTCTGCGTTATTCTGGCTGGTCTGCCTGTTACCGGCGGGAGTCCGGGTCGCATGGAAAAGATGTCCGCGGCATTATTCGGGTCCACCAGTTCAACAAAGTGGAGATGTTCTCGTATTGTCTACCCCAGGTATCGCAAGAAGAACACCAGCGTTTGTTGGCTTTGGAAGAAGAAATGCTGACAAAGGTAGAGCTGCCCTATCGAGTAATTGATACTGCTGCAGGGGATTTAGGAACTTCGGCGGCTCGCAAGTTCGATTGCGAAGCCTGGTTGCCCAGCCAGGAGCGCTACCTAGAGCTGACCTCCACTTCGAACTGCACTACCTATCAGGCGCGCCGCCTGGGAATTCGCTATCGCGATGAAAATGGAAAAACCCAGCCGGTAGCTACTTTGAACGGCACCTTAGCCTGTACTCGCTGGCTGGTGGCTATCTTGGAAAACCACCAGCAGGCAGATGGTAGCGTGTATGTCCCGCAGGCGCTGCGTCCCTATCTGGGAGGTAAAGAGCTGCTAGAGCCAGTAGTGAACGCGAACGCC